One segment of Planctomycetota bacterium DNA contains the following:
- a CDS encoding MoxR family ATPase: MSTHPDAAAVERLHLAHDRILEQLSRVIVGQHQVVEELLISLFSRGHCLLEGVPGLAKTLLISTLARSLDLSFSRIQFTPDLMPADIIGTDVLEEDRASGTRQLRFLEGPLFANVVLADEINRTPPKTQAALLEAMQERQVSVGRTRHRLADPFFVLATQNPIEQEGTYPLPEAQQDRFMFKVQVRYPSFSEELEIARRTTGQPLDEARPVLSADDIESLQRSVRDVPVSDHLLRYALSLVRQTRPGEKGVPDFVSDQLTWGAGPRAVQFLVIGAKARALLQGRDHVAVEDVQALAAPVLRHRIVVGFAAESEGVTPDAIIGRIIENTPTRENELTRDARFQTIFAS, translated from the coding sequence ATGTCGACGCACCCCGATGCCGCAGCGGTCGAGCGGCTGCACCTCGCCCACGACCGGATCCTCGAGCAGCTCTCGCGGGTGATCGTCGGTCAGCACCAGGTCGTCGAGGAGCTGCTGATCAGCCTGTTCAGCCGCGGCCATTGCCTCCTCGAGGGGGTTCCGGGCCTGGCCAAGACGCTCCTCATCAGCACGCTCGCGCGGAGCCTCGACCTGTCCTTCAGCCGGATCCAGTTCACCCCCGACCTGATGCCTGCCGACATCATCGGCACCGACGTCCTCGAGGAGGACCGGGCGAGCGGCACCCGGCAGCTGCGCTTCCTCGAAGGGCCGCTGTTCGCCAACGTCGTTCTCGCCGACGAGATCAACCGGACGCCGCCGAAGACGCAGGCGGCACTGCTCGAGGCGATGCAGGAGCGCCAGGTCAGCGTCGGGCGCACGCGTCACCGTCTCGCCGATCCGTTCTTCGTGCTCGCCACCCAGAATCCGATCGAGCAGGAGGGTACCTATCCGCTCCCCGAGGCGCAGCAGGACCGGTTCATGTTCAAGGTGCAGGTCCGCTACCCGAGCTTCAGCGAGGAGCTCGAGATCGCGCGGCGGACGACCGGCCAGCCGCTCGACGAGGCCCGCCCCGTGCTCAGTGCCGACGACATCGAGAGCCTGCAGCGGAGCGTGCGCGACGTCCCCGTCAGCGACCACCTGCTGCGCTACGCCCTGTCGCTGGTGCGCCAGACCCGTCCCGGCGAGAAGGGCGTGCCCGACTTCGTCTCCGACCAGCTGACCTGGGGGGCCGGTCCACGCGCCGTGCAGTTCCTCGTGATCGGCGCCAAGGCGCGGGCCCTGCTCCAGGGGCGCGATCACGTCGCGGTCGAGGACGTCCAGGCGCTGGCAGCGCCCGTGCTCCGCCACCGCATCGTGGTCGGCTTCGCGGCCGAGAGCGAGGGCGTCACCCCCGACGCGATCATCGGCCGGATCATCGAGAACACCCCGACCCGCGAGAACGAACTGACCCGCGATGCCCGCTTCCAGACGATCTTTGCATCCTGA
- a CDS encoding VWA domain-containing protein, with translation MPITPLVAVTESVQHRITSAVVEGFSQWWQLPLLVVVVLALALVSLAIYRRDAAELPRGLALLLVTLRLGALAALVAAYLDLRRTAEHEIAFPSRVAVLVDSSASMTLEDAPADGAEGAAPVRSRAEEAVEVLDGGGLLAALGRRHEVSLWRFDADAEQVTLLPAPGADVAPAIPAATADGAETTPPAAGWRERIRPLGFETRLGEALGAVLDQERGESLAGVVVVTDGASNGGLDAAAAAAALARAGVAVHAVGVGAERLPANVRVADVLAPARVFPGDRFGVSAFLQAQGLEGTTARVELLEAEADDADGAAPDAGRVIDTVETRLAADGELAGVRFELPGLGSAGRRRLTVRVVPPAGERNRADDVQSAEVEVVDRVTEVLLVAGGPTRDYQFMRNVLQRDKSFAVDVLLATARAGASQDARRILDAFPPTPEALSAYDAVVAFDVDWRQIDPAAQARLERWVARESGGLCLVAGGVSMDAWLGHPDCATLRTLLPVEPAHSGQLITEAPAGFTDPHPLAFTRDGLDAEFLWLAGSRAASEAAWRGFPGVYACFDAREAKPGATVYARVPPLGDGPAVGDARREGPIFMAGQLYGAGTVFHLGSGELWRLRGLDDSFYERLVTQLVRHVSQGRLLAGSRRARLLVDRDRYAVGAAVVVRVVMADGDAVAGRALPDCRAVGPDGAAVRVLLAAEPGRPGVLQGTFVAGREGSWRIDVGLPDGGEPGETLSRRIQARLPDRELERPRLDRGVLEQVAAATGGTVTFLADGPWTPGRAGELAARLPDRSRREYEPGVTDTSFKQRLNTVLLGVGVGLLCTEWILRRLVRLA, from the coding sequence ATGCCCATCACCCCCCTGGTCGCCGTGACCGAGAGCGTGCAGCACCGCATCACCAGCGCCGTGGTCGAGGGGTTCTCGCAGTGGTGGCAGCTCCCCCTCCTCGTCGTCGTCGTGCTGGCGCTGGCGCTGGTCTCGCTGGCGATCTACCGGCGCGATGCCGCCGAGCTGCCGCGCGGGCTGGCCCTGCTGCTGGTGACGCTGCGGCTGGGAGCGCTGGCGGCGCTCGTCGCGGCCTACCTCGACCTCCGCCGGACCGCCGAGCACGAGATCGCGTTTCCCTCGCGCGTCGCCGTCCTCGTCGACTCCAGCGCCAGCATGACGCTCGAAGACGCGCCGGCCGACGGCGCCGAGGGCGCCGCCCCCGTGCGTTCGCGGGCCGAGGAGGCGGTCGAGGTCCTCGACGGTGGCGGCCTGCTGGCGGCGCTCGGGCGGCGGCACGAGGTGTCGCTGTGGCGGTTCGACGCCGATGCCGAGCAGGTCACGCTGCTGCCCGCGCCCGGCGCCGATGTGGCGCCGGCGATCCCCGCGGCGACCGCGGACGGCGCCGAGACGACCCCGCCGGCGGCGGGCTGGCGCGAGCGGATCAGACCGCTGGGGTTCGAGACCCGGCTCGGCGAGGCGCTCGGCGCCGTGCTCGACCAGGAGCGCGGCGAGTCGCTGGCCGGCGTGGTGGTGGTGACCGACGGGGCGAGTAACGGCGGCCTCGACGCGGCGGCCGCAGCCGCCGCGCTGGCCCGTGCCGGGGTCGCCGTCCACGCCGTCGGGGTCGGTGCCGAGCGCCTCCCCGCCAACGTGCGCGTCGCCGACGTCCTCGCCCCGGCCCGGGTCTTTCCCGGCGACCGCTTCGGCGTGTCGGCCTTCCTCCAGGCGCAGGGGCTCGAGGGAACGACGGCGCGGGTCGAGCTCCTCGAAGCGGAGGCCGACGACGCCGACGGCGCGGCTCCCGACGCGGGGCGCGTGATCGACACGGTCGAGACCCGGCTCGCCGCCGACGGCGAGCTGGCCGGGGTCCGCTTCGAGCTGCCGGGCCTCGGCAGTGCCGGCCGGCGCCGGCTCACGGTGCGCGTCGTGCCACCGGCCGGTGAGCGGAACCGTGCCGACGACGTGCAGTCGGCCGAGGTCGAGGTCGTCGACCGCGTCACCGAGGTGCTGCTGGTCGCCGGCGGGCCGACGCGCGATTACCAGTTCATGCGCAACGTCCTCCAGCGCGACAAGAGCTTCGCCGTCGACGTCCTTCTCGCCACGGCCCGTGCCGGTGCCTCGCAGGACGCGCGGCGGATCCTCGACGCCTTCCCCCCCACGCCCGAGGCGTTGTCGGCCTACGACGCCGTCGTCGCCTTCGACGTCGACTGGCGGCAGATCGACCCGGCGGCGCAGGCACGGCTGGAGCGCTGGGTGGCGCGCGAGAGCGGAGGGTTGTGCCTGGTCGCCGGTGGCGTGTCGATGGACGCCTGGCTCGGCCACCCCGACTGCGCGACGTTGCGGACGCTGCTGCCGGTGGAGCCGGCACACTCGGGGCAGTTGATCACCGAAGCCCCCGCCGGGTTCACCGATCCGCACCCGCTCGCGTTCACGCGCGATGGGCTCGACGCCGAGTTTCTCTGGCTCGCGGGCAGCCGGGCCGCCAGCGAGGCGGCCTGGCGCGGCTTTCCCGGGGTCTACGCCTGCTTCGACGCCCGTGAAGCCAAGCCCGGTGCCACCGTCTACGCGCGCGTGCCGCCGCTCGGTGACGGCCCGGCGGTCGGCGACGCCCGGCGCGAGGGACCGATCTTCATGGCGGGGCAGCTGTACGGCGCGGGCACCGTGTTCCACCTCGGGAGCGGCGAACTGTGGCGGCTGCGCGGCCTCGACGACAGCTTCTACGAGCGGCTGGTGACGCAGTTGGTGCGCCACGTCTCGCAGGGACGGCTGCTGGCCGGGTCGCGCCGGGCCCGGCTGCTCGTCGACCGCGACCGCTACGCCGTCGGGGCCGCGGTCGTGGTCCGCGTGGTGATGGCCGACGGCGATGCCGTGGCGGGGCGGGCGCTTCCCGATTGCCGGGCTGTCGGCCCCGACGGGGCGGCGGTGCGCGTGCTGCTGGCGGCCGAGCCGGGGCGTCCGGGGGTGCTCCAGGGGACGTTCGTCGCCGGTCGCGAGGGGAGTTGGCGGATCGACGTCGGCCTGCCCGACGGCGGCGAGCCGGGGGAGACGCTGTCACGGCGGATCCAGGCGCGTCTCCCCGACCGCGAATTGGAGCGGCCGCGCCTCGACCGTGGCGTGCTCGAGCAGGTGGCGGCGGCGACCGGCGGCACCGTCACGTTCCTCGCCGACGGGCCTTGGACCCCCGGGCGCGCCGGCGAGCTCGCCGCCCGGCTTCCGGACAGGTCGCGCCGGGAGTACGAGCCCGGCGTCACCGACACCAGCTTCAAGCAACGTCTCAACACGGTCCTCCTCGGAGTCGGGGTCGGGCTGTTGTGCACCGAATGGATCCTCCGCCGCCTCGTGCGGTTGGCCTGA
- a CDS encoding DUF58 domain-containing protein gives MHPEAIARIARLELRARAVVEGVLTGLHKSPYKGQSVEFLQHREYVRGDDLRRVDWKVWGRQDRLYVKEFEEETNLRLALVVDGSSSMDYRSTAAGRERMSKYDYAATLAASLAWLALSHGDAAGCVLFDEQVRASVPARTRRSQLTGVCDILEAPRQGTRTSFQPVLRSLAETLPPRGMVVIVSDLLGDRDGLFRGLQVLKRRGHDLVVLHVLDDDEIEFPFDGPTRFEGLELPEHVTCNPRGLRDGYLEALEAFLTEVRRRSAAAAADYTLIRTGEPVDGALVRFLARRASMAV, from the coding sequence TTGCATCCTGAGGCGATCGCCCGGATCGCCCGGCTCGAACTGCGCGCCCGCGCGGTCGTCGAGGGGGTTCTCACCGGTCTCCACAAGAGCCCCTACAAGGGGCAGTCGGTGGAGTTCCTCCAACACCGTGAGTACGTCCGCGGCGACGATCTGCGCCGGGTCGACTGGAAGGTCTGGGGCCGGCAGGACCGGCTGTACGTCAAGGAGTTCGAGGAGGAGACCAACCTCCGGCTGGCGCTGGTCGTCGACGGCTCGTCGAGCATGGACTACCGCTCCACCGCCGCCGGTCGGGAGCGGATGTCGAAATACGACTACGCCGCCACGCTCGCCGCCAGCCTGGCCTGGCTGGCGCTGTCGCACGGCGACGCCGCCGGCTGCGTGCTGTTCGACGAGCAGGTCCGGGCGAGCGTGCCGGCACGGACGCGCCGCTCCCAGCTCACCGGCGTCTGCGACATCCTCGAGGCTCCGCGGCAGGGCACGCGGACCTCGTTCCAGCCGGTGCTCCGCAGCCTCGCCGAGACGTTGCCGCCGCGCGGGATGGTGGTGATCGTCAGCGACCTGCTCGGCGACCGCGACGGGCTGTTCCGCGGCCTCCAGGTCCTCAAGCGCCGCGGCCATGACCTCGTCGTGCTCCACGTCCTCGACGACGACGAGATCGAGTTTCCCTTCGACGGACCGACGCGCTTCGAGGGGCTCGAGCTCCCCGAACACGTCACCTGCAATCCCCGTGGTCTCCGCGACGGCTACCTCGAGGCCCTCGAAGCGTTTCTCACCGAGGTCCGCCGCCGGTCGGCCGCGGCGGCGGCCGACTACACGCTGATCCGCACCGGCGAACCGGTCGACGGCGCGCTGGTGCGGTTCCTCGCCCGGCGTGCGAGCATGGCGGTCTGA
- a CDS encoding terpene cyclase/mutase family protein, with protein sequence MNRVIRSPSVSAVVRAVAVGLLLRLATPSALAADAVADQSSKVDRVVTRALDWLVAKQSRRGSWAANEGRYPTAMTALAGTAMLMEGSTSTQGRYAEPIRNAVDYLVSRSRTNGLIGDPKTDDRYTYGHGFSMLFLSQVLGEEEDERRREELVRVLEKAVEFSGRAQTPDGGWGYVSAKDGNNFDEGSTTITQVQGLRGCRNAGIPVPREIIEKAIGYIHKCTMADGGVQYSSKGGGGRPAISAAAIACLFNAGEEDDTHVPRMLDYAEKHLGNIANNGFGHWHYAHFYYAQVMYRGGGQKWEGYRDQIVKRIIGEAQEDRDGLHWPQGFIGPVYTTASNLTILQLDKGTLPIYQR encoded by the coding sequence ATGAACCGAGTGATCCGATCCCCGTCCGTGTCGGCCGTCGTGCGGGCCGTCGCCGTCGGTCTCCTCCTCCGGCTCGCCACACCGTCGGCGCTCGCCGCCGATGCGGTCGCCGACCAGTCGTCGAAGGTCGACCGGGTGGTGACCCGGGCGTTGGATTGGCTCGTCGCCAAGCAGTCCCGGCGCGGAAGCTGGGCAGCCAACGAGGGGCGCTACCCGACGGCGATGACGGCGCTGGCCGGGACGGCGATGCTGATGGAGGGCTCGACGAGCACCCAGGGGCGCTACGCCGAGCCGATCCGCAACGCCGTCGACTACCTCGTCAGCCGGTCACGGACCAACGGCCTGATCGGCGATCCCAAGACCGACGATCGCTACACCTACGGTCACGGCTTCTCGATGCTGTTCCTCTCCCAGGTCCTCGGCGAGGAGGAGGACGAGCGGCGCCGCGAGGAGCTGGTGCGCGTCCTCGAGAAGGCGGTCGAGTTTTCCGGGCGCGCCCAGACGCCCGACGGTGGCTGGGGCTACGTCAGCGCCAAGGATGGCAACAACTTCGACGAAGGGTCGACGACGATCACGCAGGTCCAGGGGCTGCGCGGGTGCCGCAACGCCGGGATCCCGGTGCCGCGCGAGATCATCGAGAAGGCGATCGGCTACATCCACAAGTGCACGATGGCCGACGGCGGCGTGCAGTACAGTTCCAAAGGGGGTGGCGGACGTCCGGCGATCTCGGCGGCAGCGATCGCCTGCCTGTTCAACGCCGGCGAGGAGGACGACACGCATGTCCCCCGGATGCTCGACTACGCCGAGAAGCACCTCGGTAACATCGCCAACAACGGTTTCGGCCACTGGCACTACGCCCATTTCTATTACGCCCAGGTCATGTACCGTGGAGGGGGGCAGAAGTGGGAGGGCTACCGTGATCAGATCGTCAAGCGCATCATCGGCGAGGCCCAGGAGGACCGCGACGGACTCCACTGGCCGCAGGGGTTCATCGGTCCGGTCTACACCACTGCCTCGAACCTGACGATCCTCCAGCTCGACAAGGGCACGCTGCCGATTTACCAACGCTGA